A window from Drosophila nasuta strain 15112-1781.00 chromosome 3, ASM2355853v1, whole genome shotgun sequence encodes these proteins:
- the LOC132793924 gene encoding uncharacterized protein LOC132793924: MRTTIIIFGILYLWIAFRLSHNEAIEFKFTNVICQSYNESWFVIHKCRLKAVNRTVNTMNVNSTVLHPANHIGIQVQMLKKANGYKPWLFNFHLDVCRFVKTQYNPFAKIVFNLFKEFTNFNHSCPYMGPQIIDGFYLRWTFLPHTIPSGDYLLSLIWFFDKRPQFITKIYFIYMEDL; the protein is encoded by the exons ATGCGCaccacaattattatttttggaattctcTATCTATGGATAGCTTTCAGGCTATCCCACAAT gaagcaattgaatttaaattcacgAATGTAATTTGTCAGAGCTACAATGAGTCTTGGTTTGTTATACACAAATGTCGGCTAAAAGCTGTAAACCGAACTGTTAATACAATGAATGTGAACAGTACAGTTTTACATCCAGCCAACCACATTGGAATACAAGTCCAAATGTTAAAAAAAGCGAATGGATACAAGCCTTGGCTATTTAACTTCCATCTTGATGTCTGCCGATTTGTGAAGACACAGTATAATCCTTTcgcaaaaattgttttcaatctgTTTAAGGAATTTACCAACTTTAATCACTCGTGTCCTTATATG GGTCCTCAAATAATCGATGGATTTTACCTAAGATGGACGTTTCTGCCGCATACTATCCCATCTGGCGATTACTTATTATCGCTTATATGGTTTTTTGATAAACGACCACAatttataactaaaatatattttatttatatggaaGACTTgtaa